DNA sequence from the Actinacidiphila yeochonensis CN732 genome:
TCCCCGGCGTCAAGGGCCGTCGGCCCAAGCCGGCCCGCGCGGACTTCGCCGAGATCGACCGGGCCCGGGTCGAGGTCGAGTTCAACCGCCGAGCCGACGCCGACGGCGGGGCTGACGGCACGGACGGCGACCGCGCCGAGGACCTGGACGGCCTGGACGACACCGAGGGTCCTGACGACTTCGACGACGACGCCGAAGACACCGACGACATGGACGACGACCCCGAGGACGGGGACGCGGCCGAGCACACCGCAGGCCGCCAGCGCGGCGAGAGCACCGAGGAGGCGTAGCCATGGACATCGACATGAAGGCCCTGAAGGGCCTGGTCACCGAACGGCAGATCTCGTTCGACCTGCTGGTCGGGGCCATCGAGTCAGCCCTCCTCATCGCATACCACCGGGAGCCGGGCAGCCACCGGCGGGCCCGGGTGGAACTGGACCGGATCACCGGGCACGTCACCGTGTGGGCGGTCGAGGAGCAGGAGGAGGCGGGCGAGGGCGGCAAGCCGCGCGAGTTCGACGACACTCCCAGCGGCTTCGGCCGGATCGCCGCGTCAACCGCCAAGCAGGTGATCCTCCAGCGGCTGCGGGACGCCGAGGACGACATCACCTTCGGCGAGTACGCCGGCCGCGAGGGCGACATCGTGACGGGCATGGTCCAGCAGGGCAAGGACCCGAAGAACGTGCTGGTCGACATCGGCAAGCTGGAGGCCCTGCTGCCGGTGCAGGAGCAGGTCCCGGGCGAGGTGTACGGCCACGGTACGCGGCTGCGCGCCTACGTGGTGCGGGTGGCCAAGGGTCTGCGCGGCCCCCAGGTGACCCTGTCGCGGACCCACCCCAACCTGGTGCGCAAGCTCTTCGCCCTGGAGGTCCCGGAGATCGCCGACGGCTCGGTGGTCATCGAGGCGGTGGCCCGCGAGGCCGGCCACCGCACCAAGATCGCGGTGCGCTCCACCCGCGCCGGGCTGAACGCCAAGGGTGCCTGCATCGGCCCGATGGGCGCCCGGGTGCGGGCCGTGATGGCGGAGCTGAACGGCGAGAAGATCGACATCGTGGACTGGTCGGACGACCCCGCCGAGATGGTCGCGAACGCGCTCTCCCCGGCCCGGGTCTCGCACGTCGCGGTGGTCGACGCCGCCGCCCGGTCCGCCCGGGTGACGGTGCCGGACTACCAGCTGTCGCTGGCCATCGGCAAGGAGGGGCAGAACGCCCGCCTCGCCGCCCGGCTGACCGGCTGGCGCATCGACATCCGCCCGGACACCGAGGAGCAGGGCGACCAGGACTGACTTGGTCGTGGCCTGGTCGGGGCCTGGTCAGGACTTGGTCGCGGCCTGGTCGGGCCCGGTCGGCCTGCCCGGAGCCCCGCACGATCCGCGTTCGGGCCGGTGCGGCGCGGGCAGGCGTCAGGCGGAGTCCGAGGGGAACCGGCCGGACGCGGTGGGAAAGGCCGCCGGACCGGCGGCCAGGCCCCCTGTGACACGTCCGTGGCCTCGCTGTGACCGGCCCGTCATCCAAAGGAAAACGAACATCCGTCCGTTGACCCACTCGAAGGAGTGAGGTCGGCGCGGGGAGGTAGACTTAGCCGTGTCTGGTCGGACACTGACGCCTGCATGCCCGGAGCGAACCTGCATCGGATGCCGTCAGCGCGCGGCCAAGAGCGATCTGCTGCGTGTGGCGGTGATCGAGGGCGCTTGCGTTCCCGATCTTCGCGGTACGCTGCCCGGTCGGGGTGCGTATCTGCATCCCGCCCTTGCCTGTCTCGACCAGGCGGTCCGCCGCCGGGCGTTCAGCCGGGCCTTCCGGGGCCCGGTGGAGCCCGACACCGCGGAGTTGCGCCGGTGCGTCGGACAGGCGGCACCGTAAGAAGGAAGTACGGCACGGGTCACCGTGCGGTCAGGTACCTCGCGAGATGGAAGTAGGTCGAGATTGCGATGAGCACTCGATGAGTACGCGATGAGTACGCCCATGAAGTAGCGACGGTCCGGCGGACGATCACCCCGGACCTCAAAGGAGCGATGTGGCTAAGGTCCGGGTATACGAACTCGCCAAGGAGATGGGAGTCGAGAGCAAGGTCGTCATGGCCAAGCTCCAGGAACTCGGCGAATTCGTCCGTTCGGCGTCCTCGACGATCGAGGCGCCGGTTGTCCGCAAACTGACTGACGCTTTCCAGGGCTCTTCCGGCGGTGCCGGCAAGGGCTCCGCGAAGCCCTCCGCGCCGCGCAAGGCGGCGCCCTCCCCCGCGGCCGGCCGCGGGGGTGCCCCGACGCCGACCCCGACCCAGGGTGCCTCGGCTCGTCCTGCTGCCCCGGGCCCGAAGCCGGCCGCCTCTCCGGCGGCTCCGGCCTCGCCCGCCCCGCAGGCCGGCGGCTCCGCGCCGTCGTCCGCCCCGCGTCCCGGCCCGCGTCCGACGCCGGGCCCGAAGCCGGCCCCGGCGCCTCAGGTGCCCGCGGCCGAGTTCCAGGCCCCGCCGGCCCCGCCCGCCGCGCCGCAGTCCGGCCCGCGCCCCGGCGGCGCGCCCGGTCCGCGTCCGGGCGGCCGCCCCGCCGCTCCCGGCGGTCAGCGTGACGGCGGTCAGCGTGACGGCGGCCAGCGCGAGCAGCGTGACGGCGGCCAGCGCGACGGCGGGTCCCGTCCCGGGGCCCGGCCCGCGTCCGGCCAGGGCGGCAGCCCCCGTCCGGGTGCCCCGCGCCCGGCCGGTCCGCGTCCCGGCAACAACCCCTTCACCTCCGGCGCCACCGGCATGCCGCGTCCTGGCGGGGCTCCCCGTCCGGGCGGCGGCCAGGGCGGAGCGCGTCCCGGTGCCCCCGGCGCCGGCGCCCCCGTCCGGGTGGCGCGCCGCGTCCCGGCGCCCCCGGCGGCCAGGCCGGCCCCGGTGGTCCGCGTCCCACGCCCGGCGCCATGCCGCGGCCTCAGGGCGGCGGCCCGCGTCCGAACCCGGGCATGATGCCGCAGCGTCCCTCCAGCGCCCCCGGCGGACGTCCGGGTGGTCCCGGTAGCCGTCCCGGTGGTCCCGGTGGCCGTCCGGGTGGTCCCGGTGGTCGTCCCGGCGGTGGCGGCGGCGGCTTCGCCGGCCGTCCGGCCGGTCCCGGCGGCGGCCGCTCCGGCGGCTTCGGCGGTCCCCGTCCCGGCGGCGGCGCCCCGGCGCCGGTGGTGGCGGCGGCTTCGGCCCGCGCCCCGGTGGCTTCGGCGGACGTCCGGGTGGCCCGGGCGCACGCGGTGGCACGCAGGGTGCCTTCGGCCGCGGTCCGGGCGGACGCCCGGCGCGCGGACGCAAGAGCAAGCGTCAGAGGCGCCAGGAGTACGAGGCCATGCAGGCCCCGTCCGTGGGCGGCGTGCTGCTGCCCCGCGGCAACGGCCAGACCGTGCGCCTGTCGCGCGGTGCCTCGCTCACCGACTTCGCCGAGAAGATCAACGCCAACCCGGCGTCGCTCGTTCAGGTGATGCTGAACCTCGGTGAGATGGTCACGGCCACCCAGTCGGTGTCGGACTCCACCCTGGAGCTGCTCGCCGGCGAGATGAACTACGTGCTGGAGATCGTCAGCCCGGAGGAGGAGGACCGCGAGCTGCTCGAGTCCTTCGACATCGAGTTCGGCGAGGACGAGGGCGGCGAGGAGGCCCTGGTCTCCAGGCCGCCGGTGGTCACCGTCATGGGCCACGTCGACCACGGTAAGACCCGCCTGCTCGACGCGATCCGCAAGACCAACGTCATCGCGGGCGAGGCCGGCGGCATCACCCAGCACATCGGCGCGTACCAGGTGGCGACGGAGGTCAACGGCGAGGACCGCCGCATCACCTTCATCGACACCCCGGGTCACGAGGCGTTCACCGCCATGCGTGCCCGCGGTGCGAAGTCGACCGACATCGCGATCCTGGTGGTCGCGGCCAACGACGGCGTGATGCCGCAGACCGTCGAGGCGCTCAACCACGCCAAGGCGGCCGGCGTGCCGATCGTCGTCGCGGTCAACAAGATCGACGTCGAGGGCGCCGACCCGACCAAGGTGCGCGGTCAGCTCACCGAATACGGGCTGGTGGCCGAGGAGTACGGCGGCGACACCATGTTCGTCGACATCTCCGCCAAGCAGGGTCTGCACATCGACTCGCTGCTGGAGGCGGTCATCCTGACCGCCGACGCCTCGCTCGACCTGCGCGCGAACCCCAACCAGGACGCGCAGGGCATCGCGATCGAGGCGCACCTGGACAAGGGCCGCGGTGCCACCGCGACCGTCCTGGTGCAGCGCGGCACGCTGCGGGTCGGCGAGACGATGGTGGTGGGCGACGCCTACGGCCGCGTCCGCGCCATGCTCGACGACGCGGGCAACACGGTCGACGAGGCCGGCCCGTCCACCCCGGTCCAGGTGCTCGGCCTGACCAACGTGCCGGGTGCCGGCGACAGCTTCATCGTCGTCGCCGACGACCGCACGGCCCGGCAGATCGCCGAGAAGCGCGCCGCCCGGGAGCGGAACGCCGCGTTCGCCCGCAAGGGCCGCCGGTTCTCGCTGGAGAACCTGGACGAGGCGCTCAAGGCCGGCGAGGTGCAGGAACTCAACCTCATCATCAAGGGCGACGCGTCCGGTTCGGTCGAGGCCCTCGAGTCCTCGCTGCTCCAGCTCGACGTCGGCGAAGAGGTCGACATCCGGGTGCTGCACCGCGGTGTCGGTGCGGTCACGGAGTCCGACATCGACCTGGCGACCGGCTCCGACGCCATCGTCATCGGCTTCAACGTGCGCGCCGCCGGGCGTGCCACGCAGATGGCCGAGCGCGAGGGTGTGGACGTCCGCTACTACTCGGTGATCTACCAGGCCATCGAGGAGATCGAAGCGGCGCTGAAGGGCCTGCTGAAGCCGGAGTACGAGGAGGTGGAGCTCGGCACCGCCGAGATCCGCGAGGTCTTCCGCTCCTCCAAGCTCGGCAACATCGCCGGTGTCCTGATCCGCTCCGGCGAGGTGCGGCGCAACACCAAGGCGCGGCTGCTGCGCGACGGCAAGGTCGTGGCGGAGAACCTCAACATCGAGGGTCTGCGCCGCTTCAAGGACGACGTCACCGAGATTCGCGAGGGTTACGAGGGCGGTATCAACCTCGGCAACTACAACGACATCAAGGTCGACGACGTCATCGCCACCTACGAGATGCGGGAGAAGCCGCGCGGCTGATCCCACGCACGGTGACCGGGGCCGATCGGCGGAGAAAATCCGTCGATCGGCCCCGGCCGCGCCTGTACCGTCGATCACATGTATGCGGGTACTTTGCGCTTCGACCTGCTCCTCGGTGACGTACGGTCGTTGAAGGAGAAGAGGTCCGTCGTCCGCCCCATCGTCGCCGAGCTGAGGCGGAAGTTCGCCGTCAGCGCGGCCGAGACGGGGGAGCAGAACCTCTACCGCAGGGCCGAGATAGGCGTGGCGGTCGTCTCCGGCGACCTCGCGCACCTCAAGGACGTGCTCGACCAGTGCGAACGGTGGATGGTCGGCCGTCCCGAGATCGAACTGCTGTCCGCCCGGCAGCGCGTCCACAGTGACGACGACTGACCGGGCGGGGTGCCCGCGCCGCGTGGCGGCCGGGCGAGCGGCGTACGCCACGCGCCGAGTACGAAAAGTACGCAGGATATAAAGAGCACGAAAAGTACGAACAGTACACAGAGGGAAGAAGACGATGACCGACACCGCGCGGGCGCGCAAGCTGGCGGACCGCATCCGGGTTGTGGTCGCGGAGACGCTTCAGCGGCGGATCAAGGATCCGCGGCTGGGCTATGTGACGATCACTGACACCCGGGTCACCGGCGACCTGCGGGAGGCGACGGTCTTCTACACCGTCTACGGCGACGACGAGGAGCGGGCCGCGTCCGCCGCGGCTCTGGAGAGCGCCAAGGGCGTCCTCCGCTCCGAGGTCGGCCGGCAGACCGGGGTGCGGTTCACCCCGACCCTGGCGTTCGTCGCCGACGCGCTGCCCGACAACGCCCGCACCATCGACGACCTGCTCGCCAAGGCCCGGGCGGCCGACGAGGAGGTCCGCAAGGTCGCCACCGACGCCCAGTACGCCGGTGACGCCGACCCGTACCGCAAACCGTCCGAGGACGACGAGGGCGACGAGGACGCGGACGCGTTCGACGGTGCCGACACCGGCGAGGGCCGGAACGCCGAGGACGCGCCCCGTACCGGTGGGGACGAGCCCACCGCATGAGCGAGGCAGCAGGAAGCGGCCCGGCGCCGGGCCGCCCCTCCGGCGCGGCCGGCGCACGGCCCGCTCGTACCCCGAGGCCGCCGGCGCCGTCCGGCCTGGTCATCGTCGACAAGCCCGCGGGCCTCACCTCGCACGGTGTGGTGGCCCGGGTCCGGCGGCTGGCCGGCACCCGCCGGGTGGGCCACGCCGGCACCCTCGACCCGATGGCGACCGGAGTGCTCGTCGTCGGCGTCGAGAAGGCCACCCGGCTCCTCGGCCACCTCGCGCTGACCGAGAAGGAGTACACGGCGACCATCCGGCTCGGCCAGTCCACGGTGACCGATGACGCCGAGGGCGAGGTGACCGCCGCCGCACCGGCCACCGGAGTGGCCCGCGAGGCCGTGGACGCCGGCGTCGCCGCGCTCACCGGCCCGATCCTCCAGGTGCCGTCCAAGGTCAGCGCCATCAAGGTGGGCGGGGTGCGCTCCTACACCCGGGTGCGCGAGGGCGAGGAGTTCGAACTGGCCGCCCGCCCGGTGACCGTCCACTCCTTCACGGTGCACGCCCTGCGCGAGCCTGCCGACGTACCCGGCGTCCTCGATCTCGACGTCACCGTGGTCTGCTCCTCCGGAACGTACATCCGGGCCCTGGCCAGGGACCTGGGCGCCGGCCTGGGGGCCGGCGGCCACCTCACCGCGCTGCGGCGCACCCGGGTCGGCCCCTACGCGCTGCCCGCCGCACGGACGCTGGAGCAGCTGGAGGAGTCCTTCGCGGTCCAGCCGATCGAGGAGGCGGCCGCGGCGGCGTTCCCCCGCTGGGACGTGGACGTCGACCAGGCACGGCTGCTCGGCAACGGCGTGCGGATCGCCGCCCCGGCGCTCGGCGAGGGCCCGCACGCCGCCTTCGGGCCGGACGGGCGACTGCTCGCCCTGGTCGAGGAGAAGAGCGGCCAGGCCAGGATCGTGGCCGGCTTCGCCTCCTGAGGGCTCACCGGGCTCACAGGGCCCACCCCTGGCCCGCCTGATCCCGGCTGGTGCTGCCCGGTCCGGCCGCGAGGGATGCGGCCGGGGCCCTTCGGGTCCTTCCGTGAGCCGGACGGGCCGCTCAGGGACCTTTCACCGGCCGGGCCGGGCCTCCGTGCCCCCGTCCCGGCGCGACGGGCCTCCGTGCCCCGTCCCGGCCGCGCTGGTCCGCCGGGACGGACCGGCCGGCTCTGTCCGTGAGACAGGTTTGACGCCACTCGTGCCTCCCGCTTATACGTGTATGCGACACGCTTATGGATGCGTGGCTCAGCCGACCGGACAAGGAGGGATCGATCCGATGTACCGACCGCTCCTTCTCGTCCGCCGGCGCGTCGTGGACCTCGTGCGGATCACCGCCAGCGGCTGTTGACGCCCGTCGGCGTCCTCAGCTCCTGACCTCTGCCCGTCCCTGCGATCTCCGCGGAGAAGCTTCCCCATGGCTGTCACCACCCCGCCGGTCCGGCGTGCGCCGCTGGCCGGCCGGACCACCACCCCGCGCCCGCCTCGCCGCCGGCGCCCGCCGTCAACCCGATACCCCTGGCCGCCGCCCTGCTCGTCCTCGTCGGCCTGGCCGTATGGGTCTTCGACGCGCACGGCGCCAAGCCCGGCGTCCT
Encoded proteins:
- a CDS encoding YlxR family protein; protein product: MSGRTLTPACPERTCIGCRQRAAKSDLLRVAVIEGACVPDLRGTLPGRGAYLHPALACLDQAVRRRAFSRAFRGPVEPDTAELRRCVGQAAP
- the truB gene encoding tRNA pseudouridine(55) synthase TruB, with translation MSEAAGSGPAPGRPSGAAGARPARTPRPPAPSGLVIVDKPAGLTSHGVVARVRRLAGTRRVGHAGTLDPMATGVLVVGVEKATRLLGHLALTEKEYTATIRLGQSTVTDDAEGEVTAAAPATGVAREAVDAGVAALTGPILQVPSKVSAIKVGGVRSYTRVREGEEFELAARPVTVHSFTVHALREPADVPGVLDLDVTVVCSSGTYIRALARDLGAGLGAGGHLTALRRTRVGPYALPAARTLEQLEESFAVQPIEEAAAAAFPRWDVDVDQARLLGNGVRIAAPALGEGPHAAFGPDGRLLALVEEKSGQARIVAGFAS
- the rbfA gene encoding 30S ribosome-binding factor RbfA, producing MTDTARARKLADRIRVVVAETLQRRIKDPRLGYVTITDTRVTGDLREATVFYTVYGDDEERAASAAALESAKGVLRSEVGRQTGVRFTPTLAFVADALPDNARTIDDLLAKARAADEEVRKVATDAQYAGDADPYRKPSEDDEGDEDADAFDGADTGEGRNAEDAPRTGGDEPTA
- the nusA gene encoding transcription termination factor NusA, which codes for MDIDMKALKGLVTERQISFDLLVGAIESALLIAYHREPGSHRRARVELDRITGHVTVWAVEEQEEAGEGGKPREFDDTPSGFGRIAASTAKQVILQRLRDAEDDITFGEYAGREGDIVTGMVQQGKDPKNVLVDIGKLEALLPVQEQVPGEVYGHGTRLRAYVVRVAKGLRGPQVTLSRTHPNLVRKLFALEVPEIADGSVVIEAVAREAGHRTKIAVRSTRAGLNAKGACIGPMGARVRAVMAELNGEKIDIVDWSDDPAEMVANALSPARVSHVAVVDAAARSARVTVPDYQLSLAIGKEGQNARLAARLTGWRIDIRPDTEEQGDQD
- a CDS encoding DUF503 domain-containing protein, with protein sequence MYAGTLRFDLLLGDVRSLKEKRSVVRPIVAELRRKFAVSAAETGEQNLYRRAEIGVAVVSGDLAHLKDVLDQCERWMVGRPEIELLSARQRVHSDDD